A stretch of Thermococcus bergensis DNA encodes these proteins:
- a CDS encoding asparaginase: MKKILVLGTGGTIASVKTEEGFKSSLDINEILRHAGIKLHNGYEIHTKNILNIDSTLIQPEDWEIIAKEVYSGLRDYDGIVISHGTDTLAYTSSMLSFMVQNPTKPVVITGAMKPITEPGSDAVKNLRDSLLFAMEAKIGGIFVVFNGKVMNGCRVSKINSVDVDAFKSINYPDIAYIDEGGQIKYNANILDSYSRPRGSLKLDTQYDPRVFVLKLIPGLDSRVIDGLLDMGCFIGSDKWNF, from the coding sequence ATGAAAAAAATTTTAGTGCTGGGAACTGGGGGTACTATTGCCAGTGTGAAGACAGAAGAGGGTTTTAAGAGCTCTTTAGACATCAATGAAATTTTACGGCACGCGGGTATTAAATTACACAATGGATACGAAATACATACCAAGAATATTTTGAATATCGACAGCACGCTCATTCAACCGGAGGACTGGGAAATAATAGCAAAAGAGGTTTACTCCGGTCTTAGAGACTATGATGGCATTGTAATATCTCACGGAACGGACACTCTGGCGTATACTTCATCTATGCTTAGCTTCATGGTACAGAATCCTACTAAACCCGTTGTTATAACCGGTGCTATGAAGCCGATAACAGAACCGGGTAGTGATGCTGTTAAAAATCTCAGAGATTCGCTACTTTTTGCTATGGAAGCTAAAATCGGAGGCATATTTGTCGTGTTTAATGGAAAAGTCATGAACGGATGCCGGGTTTCGAAGATTAACAGCGTGGATGTAGACGCTTTCAAGAGTATAAACTACCCTGATATAGCCTACATAGATGAAGGTGGTCAAATTAAGTATAACGCCAACATTCTTGATTCTTATTCCCGGCCTAGAGGTTCTTTAAAGTTGGACACTCAATATGATCCTCGGGTATTTGTGCTTAAACTAATTCCCGGTCTTGACTCCCGAGTTATTGACGGTCTTTTGGACATGGGCTGTTTCATAGGTAGTGATAAATGGAACTTTTGA